Proteins from one Sandaracinaceae bacterium genomic window:
- a CDS encoding methyltransferase domain-containing protein — MLSPGATAYRGVTLRYGMDPERLGPALSSRAQWLDADPATRAWIDHALEHPHGGWAMAARGALSKLMSDYDANGLLGTHDMRVLGSAQWRTLLGDRLHGRLLDVGAGDGHVTAELTGAMVDMSSVVTTELSPKMAARLRERGFRCHELDLATQALPEPGPFDVIAMLNVLDRSARPLTLLERLRELLAPRGRLLLAVPLPLSPHVHVGPLTLEPDERLPLDDRSFEHAARTLAELCFEPLGLEVCSLSRAPYLCRGSSKRPVVVLDDSVFVLARRGER; from the coding sequence ATGCTGAGTCCGGGTGCCACGGCTTATCGCGGGGTCACGCTGCGCTATGGGATGGACCCCGAGCGCCTGGGCCCGGCGCTTTCGTCGCGTGCGCAGTGGCTGGACGCAGACCCGGCGACGCGCGCGTGGATCGACCACGCCCTCGAGCACCCGCACGGCGGCTGGGCCATGGCGGCGCGGGGGGCCCTCAGCAAGCTGATGAGCGACTACGACGCCAACGGGCTGCTGGGCACGCACGACATGCGCGTGCTCGGCAGCGCGCAGTGGCGCACGCTGCTGGGGGACCGGCTGCACGGGCGCTTGCTGGACGTGGGCGCCGGGGATGGTCACGTCACGGCCGAGCTGACGGGCGCGATGGTGGACATGAGCAGCGTGGTCACCACCGAGCTCTCGCCCAAGATGGCCGCGCGCCTGCGCGAGCGGGGCTTCCGCTGCCACGAGCTGGACCTGGCCACGCAGGCGCTGCCCGAGCCGGGGCCGTTCGACGTCATCGCCATGCTCAACGTGCTGGACCGCAGCGCGCGGCCGCTCACCCTGCTGGAGCGCCTGCGTGAGCTGCTGGCGCCGCGTGGCCGGCTCTTGCTCGCCGTGCCGCTGCCGCTCTCCCCGCACGTGCACGTGGGCCCGCTCACGCTGGAACCCGACGAGCGCTTGCCGCTCGACGACCGCTCGTTCGAGCACGCCGCGCGCACCCTCGCCGAGCTGTGCTTCGAGCCGCTGGGCCTCGAGGTGTGCTCGCTCTCACGGGCTCCCTACTTGTGTCGTGGCTCGTCGAAGCGCCCGGTGGTGGTGCTGGACGACTCGGTGTTCGTGCTGGCGCGCCGCGGCGAGCGCTGA
- a CDS encoding IS4 family transposase: MRGGAGLVLGSARLTQRRTKVVNAVAVAPNDKFEGVLDVKFWARGASKSKQSRYLRRRSRDTEMRHWSAAVKSVSKVLKAHAPKVRPWFVMDREADESALLRQLSKAGTWFTIRAAQDRVARWRKKPTKLFSAASAAKLMGRRVLHIPRTPQRAARAAKVTIRATSLRLMLPTYAARDERIALDVGVVEVREVGTVSNPIHWVLLTNRPVTTLAEADRVIDSYRARWRIEEFHRTWKSGGCDAQNIHLRSANGIRKWSILLAAVAARTEHIKRLARTQPAEPATCELTEIEIRALIFAKRLIKNTVEEVPDGIPTMRTAVRWIADIGGWSGQYAKYEPGSTSISRGLDELSRYTKMFTALAENPELAAEFLKKR, from the coding sequence ATGCGGGGCGGCGCGGGCCTGGTGCTGGGCTCGGCTCGATTGACCCAACGCCGGACTAAAGTCGTCAATGCCGTGGCAGTGGCTCCGAACGACAAGTTCGAGGGCGTGCTGGACGTGAAGTTCTGGGCGCGTGGGGCAAGCAAGTCAAAGCAGAGTCGCTACCTTCGTCGGCGAAGCCGGGACACGGAGATGCGGCACTGGAGCGCAGCCGTGAAGAGCGTTAGCAAGGTGCTCAAGGCCCACGCGCCGAAGGTCCGGCCGTGGTTCGTGATGGACCGCGAGGCCGATGAATCCGCCTTGCTGAGGCAACTGAGCAAGGCGGGGACGTGGTTCACGATTCGGGCCGCGCAAGACCGCGTGGCCCGATGGCGTAAGAAGCCGACGAAGCTGTTCTCGGCTGCAAGCGCCGCGAAGCTCATGGGCCGACGCGTTCTGCACATCCCGCGAACGCCGCAACGCGCTGCTCGAGCTGCCAAGGTCACCATTCGAGCCACGTCGCTGAGGCTGATGCTTCCAACGTACGCAGCTCGGGACGAACGGATCGCGCTCGATGTTGGTGTCGTCGAAGTCCGTGAGGTGGGAACCGTTTCCAATCCCATTCACTGGGTGCTGCTCACGAATCGCCCTGTGACGACGCTCGCAGAAGCCGACCGCGTCATCGACAGCTATCGAGCCCGCTGGCGCATCGAGGAGTTTCATCGGACCTGGAAGTCGGGCGGGTGTGACGCTCAGAACATTCATCTTCGGAGCGCGAACGGGATTCGAAAATGGTCCATCCTGCTCGCAGCCGTGGCTGCACGAACTGAGCACATCAAGCGACTGGCTCGCACCCAACCCGCGGAGCCCGCGACCTGTGAGCTAACCGAAATCGAGATCCGAGCTCTCATCTTCGCCAAGCGACTCATCAAGAACACCGTCGAGGAGGTGCCCGATGGCATCCCCACGATGCGAACAGCCGTGCGATGGATCGCGGACATCGGTGGCTGGTCAGGGCAGTACGCCAAGTACGAACCCGGCTCGACAAGCATCTCGCGCGGGCTCGATGAGCTGTCCCGCTACACCAAGATGTTCACTGCACTCGCCGAAAACCCCGAACTCGCCGCAGAGTTCTTGAAGAAGCGATGA
- a CDS encoding sigma-54-dependent Fis family transcriptional regulator: MPNACVLVVDDEKNILSTLSRALRIEDFDVDVAGNATIAIEKVATKAYDVLLVDVNMPGMDGIAMLDKLRADGNNVPVIVMSGHGSIDTAVAATRAGAHDYLEKPISTDRLLLSLSRCLDYQRLATENKALLAKVDAGAGLLGDSPAMHALRERIALAASANAPVLVTGERGTGKELVARAIHLGSKRSSLPLEKLNCAAVPKELIESELFGHEAGSFTGATKQRRGKFERAHRGTLFLDEVGDMPEAMQAKLLRVLQEGELERVGGSELLKIDVRVVAATNKTLSAEIEEGRFRADLFDRLNVVPLRVPPLRERRQDIPTLVTHFLHQSALANDRPGKSISAGALALLEQYDYPGNVRELRNLVERLVILTPSDDIRESDARALLPIAEGGRVAGSYFRPDATLRDMIEEAERDLVIRALEHHDGHITNTAAGLGLERSHLYKKMKALDIKR, translated from the coding sequence ATGCCTAACGCCTGCGTGCTCGTCGTGGACGACGAGAAGAACATCCTGTCGACGCTCTCGCGGGCGCTCCGCATCGAGGACTTCGACGTGGACGTGGCGGGCAACGCCACCATCGCCATCGAGAAGGTGGCCACCAAGGCCTATGACGTGCTGCTGGTGGACGTGAACATGCCCGGCATGGACGGCATCGCCATGCTGGACAAGCTGCGCGCCGACGGGAACAACGTGCCCGTGATCGTCATGAGCGGGCACGGCAGCATCGACACCGCCGTAGCGGCCACGCGCGCGGGCGCGCACGACTACCTCGAGAAGCCCATCAGCACGGACCGCCTGCTGCTCTCGCTCTCGCGCTGCCTCGACTACCAGCGCCTGGCCACCGAGAACAAGGCGCTGCTGGCCAAGGTGGACGCGGGCGCAGGCCTCTTGGGGGACAGCCCGGCCATGCACGCGCTGCGTGAGCGCATCGCCCTCGCGGCCAGCGCCAACGCCCCGGTGCTGGTCACGGGGGAGCGCGGCACGGGCAAGGAGCTGGTGGCGCGCGCCATCCATCTGGGCAGCAAGCGCTCGTCGCTGCCGCTCGAGAAGCTCAACTGCGCGGCGGTGCCCAAGGAGCTCATCGAGAGCGAGCTGTTCGGCCACGAGGCGGGCTCGTTCACGGGCGCCACCAAGCAGCGCCGCGGCAAGTTCGAGCGCGCGCACCGCGGCACGCTGTTCCTGGACGAAGTGGGCGACATGCCCGAGGCCATGCAGGCCAAGCTGCTGCGCGTGCTGCAAGAGGGCGAGCTCGAGCGCGTGGGCGGCAGCGAGCTGCTCAAGATCGACGTGCGCGTGGTGGCCGCCACCAACAAGACGCTCAGCGCCGAGATCGAAGAGGGGCGCTTCCGGGCCGACCTCTTCGACCGCCTGAACGTGGTGCCGCTGCGCGTGCCCCCGCTGCGCGAGCGGCGTCAGGACATCCCCACGCTGGTCACGCACTTCCTGCACCAGAGCGCGCTGGCCAACGACCGCCCGGGCAAGTCCATCTCGGCGGGCGCGCTCGCCTTGCTCGAGCAGTACGACTACCCCGGCAACGTGCGCGAGCTTCGCAACCTGGTGGAGCGCCTGGTGATCCTCACGCCCAGCGACGACATCCGCGAGTCCGACGCGCGCGCGCTCTTGCCCATCGCCGAGGGCGGCCGCGTGGCCGGCAGCTACTTCCGCCCCGACGCCACGCTGCGCGACATGATCGAGGAGGCCGAGCGCGACCTCGTGATCCGCGCGCTCGAGCACCACGACGGGCACATCACCAACACGGCGGCGGGGTTGGGGTTGGAGCGCAGCCACCTCTACAAGAAGATGAAGGCGCTGGACATCAAGCGGTGA
- a CDS encoding alkaline phosphatase family protein: MNGRGWLCAWAGLAGLGLLAGGCGESSDGSGTDLVRSAPASEPASEGEAEARTWARSESPQLVLSVVIEALDSETLERLLPALPEQGFIRRAMREGAFYPRATLPFAVTHSAPAYATLYTGATPRLTRVVADTLRDPEPPGPPGVRTVADALREATASTAKVSAISLDPRTAWAAMGHQGRGGWAHHVERGRYVPLGPAWDSPDANPGVRGANDTHLDTTRYLGPWLPHDEAHLSQFAGSDHVEGELDWQGLGTVFPRDTTRAPLPALALHATPRSTESLLALAARRIQEDGLGQDDIPDLLTVAIGGTGVAARLYGVHSWEYLDNLIAADLLLAELVDMLLERGPIAVVLTSDCGVVDLPERHRDHHRVDLDALREALDDGLDEALQKDDIAWVDTIIPPYVYLTRGAPFRVDEAVTAAIRFLEGRPEILRAYANGVDAIPAAREGADDVDSLVRESLVPGLGGEIYIIPREGFVLDTVPPRGAGTSSGGISAREREVPILLVGAGIVAGVTEERVDVRRHAPTLSALLGSPRPPASRLPALRAVRPSPPSVLPGR; this comes from the coding sequence GTGAACGGGCGCGGGTGGCTGTGTGCGTGGGCCGGGCTCGCGGGGCTGGGCCTGCTGGCAGGCGGATGCGGCGAGTCGAGCGACGGTTCGGGAACCGACCTGGTGCGGAGTGCCCCTGCGAGTGAGCCCGCGAGTGAGGGGGAGGCCGAGGCCCGCACCTGGGCGCGCAGCGAGTCCCCGCAGCTGGTCCTGTCGGTGGTCATCGAGGCGCTCGACAGCGAGACCCTCGAGCGCCTGCTGCCCGCGCTGCCCGAGCAGGGCTTCATTCGCCGGGCCATGCGCGAGGGCGCGTTCTATCCACGCGCCACCCTGCCCTTTGCCGTGACCCACAGCGCGCCGGCCTACGCCACGCTCTACACGGGGGCCACGCCGCGCCTCACCCGCGTGGTGGCCGACACGCTGCGTGACCCCGAGCCCCCCGGGCCGCCGGGCGTGCGCACCGTGGCCGACGCGCTGCGCGAGGCCACCGCCAGCACCGCCAAGGTGAGCGCCATCTCGCTCGATCCGCGCACCGCGTGGGCCGCGATGGGGCACCAGGGCCGCGGTGGCTGGGCGCATCACGTGGAGCGCGGGCGCTACGTGCCGCTCGGGCCCGCGTGGGACAGCCCGGACGCCAACCCCGGCGTGCGGGGCGCCAACGACACGCACCTCGACACCACGCGCTACCTCGGGCCCTGGTTGCCACACGACGAGGCGCACCTCTCGCAGTTCGCAGGCTCCGACCACGTGGAGGGCGAGCTCGACTGGCAGGGCCTCGGCACCGTCTTCCCGCGCGACACCACACGCGCCCCGCTGCCCGCGCTGGCGCTGCACGCCACCCCGCGCAGCACCGAGTCGCTGCTGGCGCTCGCCGCCCGCCGCATCCAGGAAGACGGGCTCGGGCAGGACGACATCCCGGACCTCCTCACGGTGGCCATCGGCGGCACGGGCGTGGCCGCCCGGCTCTACGGCGTGCACTCGTGGGAGTACCTGGACAACCTGATCGCGGCGGACCTGCTGCTGGCCGAGCTGGTGGACATGCTGCTCGAGCGCGGGCCCATCGCGGTGGTGCTCACCAGCGACTGCGGCGTGGTGGACCTGCCCGAGCGGCACCGCGACCACCACCGCGTGGACCTCGACGCGCTGCGCGAAGCCCTGGACGACGGCCTGGATGAGGCGCTCCAGAAGGACGACATCGCGTGGGTGGACACCATCATCCCACCGTATGTGTACCTCACGCGCGGCGCGCCGTTCCGCGTGGACGAGGCCGTGACGGCGGCCATCCGCTTCTTGGAGGGGCGCCCCGAGATCCTGCGCGCCTATGCCAACGGCGTGGACGCCATCCCCGCCGCGCGCGAGGGCGCCGACGACGTCGACAGCCTGGTGCGCGAGAGCCTGGTGCCCGGCCTGGGCGGTGAGATCTACATCATCCCACGCGAGGGATTCGTGCTGGACACGGTGCCGCCGCGCGGAGCCGGCACCTCATCGGGTGGCATCTCGGCGCGCGAGCGCGAGGTCCCCATCTTGCTGGTGGGCGCCGGCATCGTGGCCGGTGTCACCGAGGAGCGCGTGGACGTGCGCCGGCACGCGCCCACGCTGTCCGCGCTGCTGGGCTCGCCAAGGCCGCCGGCGTCGCGGCTGCCTGCGCTGCGGGCGGTACGGCCGAGCCCGCCGAGTGTGCTGCCGGGGCGTTGA
- a CDS encoding alpha/beta hydrolase, which translates to MSTIRKRAEGLAMSSLLRGLSAAGKVLPHANMEAQGIEVLRDVPYLAGGGASRTLDVYRPQGRGPFPTVLYIHGGGFRILSKDTHWIMGAMLARAGYLVFNINYRLAPVHRFPAALEDVCDAYAFIAARGASFGADLDRLAIAGESAGANLATSLTVALVQEREEAYARKAFSTGLMPRAVIPYCGVHQVTDPGRFRRRKPAISELVQSRIDIISHGYAPHAHDQETPRALLDPVVVLEQQPTLARPLPPFLIPIGTKDPLIDDSRRLHAALEALGGDSRLRYYAGEIHAFHAFVWREKARACWDDSYDFLEETLSPAGASGRA; encoded by the coding sequence ATGAGCACCATCCGCAAGCGCGCCGAGGGGCTGGCCATGAGCAGCCTGCTGCGTGGTCTCTCCGCGGCGGGCAAGGTGCTACCGCACGCCAACATGGAGGCGCAGGGCATCGAGGTGCTGCGCGACGTGCCCTACCTGGCGGGCGGAGGCGCTTCGCGCACGCTCGACGTCTATCGGCCGCAGGGGCGCGGGCCGTTCCCCACGGTGCTCTACATCCACGGGGGCGGCTTCCGCATCTTGTCGAAGGACACCCACTGGATCATGGGGGCCATGCTGGCGCGCGCCGGCTACCTGGTGTTCAACATCAACTATCGCCTGGCCCCGGTGCACCGCTTCCCGGCTGCGCTCGAAGACGTGTGCGACGCCTATGCCTTCATCGCGGCGCGCGGGGCCTCGTTCGGGGCCGACCTCGACCGCCTGGCCATCGCGGGGGAGTCGGCCGGGGCGAACCTGGCCACCTCGCTCACCGTGGCGCTGGTGCAGGAGCGCGAAGAAGCCTACGCGCGAAAGGCGTTCAGCACGGGGCTCATGCCGCGCGCGGTCATTCCGTATTGCGGGGTGCACCAGGTCACGGACCCGGGGCGCTTCCGGCGCCGCAAGCCGGCCATCTCGGAGCTGGTGCAGAGCCGCATCGACATCATCTCGCACGGCTATGCCCCGCACGCGCACGACCAGGAGACCCCGCGCGCGCTGCTGGACCCGGTGGTGGTGCTGGAGCAGCAACCCACGTTGGCGCGCCCGCTGCCGCCATTCTTGATCCCCATCGGCACCAAGGATCCGCTCATCGACGACAGCCGCCGGCTGCACGCCGCGCTCGAGGCGCTGGGAGGAGACTCGCGCTTGCGCTACTACGCAGGAGAGATCCACGCGTTCCATGCGTTCGTGTGGCGTGAGAAGGCCCGAGCATGCTGGGACGACAGCTACGACTTCCTGGAAGAGACCCTGAGCCCCGCCGGCGCCAGCGGCCGCGCGTGA
- a CDS encoding LLM class flavin-dependent oxidoreductase gives MTERTGVLAFWKNYDRKLYLKAAILADELGYDSFWIPEAWGYEIFSLLTEMAIHTKRIKLGTGIVNVFSRSPSLIAMNAATVDEISEGRLILGIGTSGKRVIEGFHGRAFDKPLSQWKDVVKVTRTLLSGRKLTEADAKLVEYRPFALEMKPVRADVPIYVAALKEKSIEAIGEVADGWMPTFWPYQELKSGHEWIARGAAKAGRDPSDIITAPFTTVLPMPGDFGKQKAKEIVAFYIGGMGDYYKELLTDLGFGEDAERIDIAYKQKETRKESWKTVPDDLMNSLMIAGDPQYCIEELRRRREYGIGLPILNLPNDVPWAVMEQFLRAMAPTP, from the coding sequence ATGACCGAACGCACCGGCGTCCTCGCCTTCTGGAAGAACTACGACCGCAAGCTGTACCTGAAGGCCGCCATCCTGGCCGACGAGCTGGGGTACGACTCGTTCTGGATCCCCGAGGCGTGGGGCTACGAGATCTTCTCGTTGCTCACCGAGATGGCCATCCACACCAAGCGCATCAAGCTGGGCACGGGCATCGTGAACGTGTTCAGCCGCTCGCCCAGCCTCATCGCCATGAACGCGGCCACGGTGGACGAGATCAGCGAGGGGCGCTTGATCCTGGGCATCGGCACCAGCGGCAAGCGCGTCATCGAGGGCTTCCACGGGCGCGCGTTCGACAAGCCGCTGTCGCAGTGGAAGGACGTGGTGAAGGTCACGCGCACCTTGCTCAGCGGCCGCAAGCTCACCGAGGCCGACGCCAAGCTGGTGGAGTACCGGCCGTTCGCGCTGGAGATGAAGCCCGTGCGTGCCGACGTGCCCATCTACGTGGCGGCGCTCAAGGAGAAGAGCATCGAGGCCATCGGCGAGGTGGCCGACGGCTGGATGCCCACGTTCTGGCCGTACCAGGAGCTCAAGAGCGGGCACGAGTGGATCGCGCGCGGCGCAGCCAAGGCGGGGCGCGATCCGTCCGACATCATCACGGCGCCCTTCACCACGGTGCTGCCCATGCCGGGTGACTTCGGCAAGCAGAAGGCCAAGGAGATCGTCGCGTTCTACATCGGCGGCATGGGCGACTACTACAAGGAGCTGCTCACCGACCTCGGCTTCGGCGAAGACGCCGAGCGCATCGACATCGCCTACAAGCAGAAGGAGACGCGCAAGGAGTCCTGGAAGACCGTGCCGGACGACCTGATGAACTCCCTCATGATCGCGGGCGACCCGCAGTACTGCATCGAGGAGCTGCGGCGCCGGCGCGAGTACGGCATCGGGCTGCCGATCTTGAACCTGCCCAACGACGTGCCCTGGGCGGTCATGGAGCAGTTCCTGCGCGCCATGGCGCCCACCCCGTAG
- a CDS encoding 3-deoxy-7-phosphoheptulonate synthase: MFSRTDDVRIENLRPLIPPAILMEELAVSETGQERVAQARRAASDILHRRDDRLIVVVGPCSIHDPAAGLEYAGRLKPLADRLAGDLLVIMRTYFEKPRTTVGWKGLINDPDLDGSFNINRGLRVARGFLRDVVELGVPTGTEFLDPISPQYVADLVSWGAIGARTTESQVHRELASGLSMPVGFKNGTRGTVQIAVDAVGSAVHPHHFLSVTKQGISAIVATKGNHDCHIILRGGSQGPNYDAASVAAAQALLDKAGIKTRIMVDVSHANSDKKHENQPAVTANIAEQLAAGSDSIGGVMLESFLVAGRQDQVAGKPLTYGQSITDACMGWDASEAALETLAEAVRARRAR; encoded by the coding sequence ATGTTCTCCAGGACCGACGACGTGCGCATCGAAAACCTGCGGCCGCTGATCCCCCCGGCCATCCTCATGGAGGAGCTGGCGGTCAGCGAGACCGGCCAAGAGCGCGTGGCCCAGGCGCGCCGCGCGGCCTCGGACATCCTCCACCGGCGTGACGACCGGCTCATCGTGGTGGTGGGGCCCTGCTCCATCCACGACCCCGCCGCGGGCCTCGAGTACGCCGGCCGGCTCAAGCCGCTGGCCGATCGCCTGGCGGGCGACCTGCTGGTCATCATGCGCACCTACTTCGAGAAGCCGCGCACCACGGTGGGCTGGAAGGGCCTCATCAACGACCCGGATCTCGACGGCAGCTTCAACATCAACCGCGGCCTGCGCGTGGCGCGCGGCTTCCTGCGTGACGTGGTGGAGCTGGGCGTGCCCACCGGCACCGAGTTCCTGGACCCCATCTCGCCGCAGTACGTGGCCGACCTGGTGAGCTGGGGCGCCATCGGCGCGCGCACCACCGAGAGCCAGGTGCACCGCGAGCTGGCCTCCGGCCTGAGCATGCCCGTGGGCTTCAAGAACGGCACGCGCGGCACCGTGCAGATCGCTGTGGACGCCGTGGGCTCCGCCGTGCACCCGCACCATTTTCTGTCCGTCACCAAGCAGGGCATCAGCGCCATCGTGGCCACCAAGGGCAACCACGACTGCCACATCATCCTGCGCGGCGGCTCACAGGGCCCCAACTACGACGCGGCGTCGGTGGCGGCGGCGCAGGCGCTGCTCGACAAGGCCGGCATCAAGACGCGCATCATGGTGGACGTCAGCCACGCCAACAGCGACAAGAAGCACGAGAACCAGCCCGCCGTCACCGCCAACATCGCCGAGCAGCTGGCCGCCGGCAGCGACAGCATCGGCGGCGTCATGCTGGAGAGCTTCCTGGTGGCCGGCCGCCAAGACCAGGTGGCCGGCAAGCCGCTCACCTACGGGCAGAGCATCACGGATGCCTGCATGGGCTGGGACGCGAGCGAGGCCGCGCTCGAGACGCTGGCCGAGGCCGTGCGGGCCCGACGCGCGCGCTGA